Proteins found in one Zea mays cultivar B73 chromosome 1, Zm-B73-REFERENCE-NAM-5.0, whole genome shotgun sequence genomic segment:
- the LOC103637620 gene encoding carotene epsilon-monooxygenase, chloroplastic, with product MPATVFASPSIAASPSPSLSPWSPRPPPRRVHVRVRVRPPPPRSGSSGGDEPSTATPWASPDWLTSLSRAVGRSGGDDSGIPVASAKLDDVRDLLGGALFLPLFKWFREEGPVYRLAAGPQDFVIVSDPAVARHVLRGYGSRYAKGLVAEVSEFLFGSGFAIAEGDLWTVRRRAVVPSLHKRFLSIIVDKVFCKCAERLIDKLEPYALSGEPVNMEARFSQLTLDVIGLSLFNYNFDSLTTDSPVIDAVYTALKEAELRSTDLLPYWKVGFLCKIIPRQIKAENAVMIIRNTVEELIMKCKEIVEAENEQIEGEEYVNEGDPSILRFLLASRDEVSSVQLRDDLLSMLVAGHETTGSVLTWTIYLLSKDPTALRRAQDEVDRVLQGRLPKYEDVKELKYLMRCINESMRLYPHPPVLLRRAIVDDVLPGNYKVKAGQDIMISVYNIHRSPEVWDRADEFIPERFDLEGPVPNESNTDFRFIPFSGGPRKCVGDQFALLEAIVALAVVLQKMDMQLVPDQKINMTTGATIHTTSGLYMNVSLRKVQQEAELALSESK from the exons ATGCCTGCCACGGTCTTCGCCTCCCCCTCCATCGccgcgtcgccgtcgccgtcgctgtCTCCGTGGTCCCCACGTCCGCCTCCTCGTCGCGTCCACGTCCGTGTCCGCGTCCGCCCGCCCCCGCCGAGAAGCGGAAGCAGCGGGGGCGACGAGCCCTCTACTGCCACCCCGTGGGCGAGCCCCGACTGGCTCACGTCTCTCTCGCGCGCGGTCGGCCGGAGCGGCGGCGACGACTCGGGGATCCCCGTCGCGTCCGCCAAGCTCGATGATGTGCGGGACCTCCTCGgcggcgcgctcttcctgccgCTCTTCAAGTGGTTCCGCGAGGAAGGGCCCGTGTACCGCCTTGCCGCGGGGCCACAGGACTTTGTCATCGTCAGCGACCCCGCCGTCGCCAGGCACGTGCTGCGTGGGTACGGCTCGCGCTACGCTAAGGGACTAGTCGCTGAAGTCTCCGAGTTCCTCTTCGGCTCCGGCTTCGCCATCGCAGAAGGCGACTTATGGACG GTGAGACGCAGAGCTGTTGTGCCTTCCCTGCACAAAAGATTTCTGTCCATTATCGTGGACAAGGTATTTTGTAAATGTGCTGAGAGACTAATAGACAAACTTGAGCCATATGCTTTGAGTGGGGAACCTGTCAATATGGAAGCGAggttttctcagttgacattggatgTGATTGGTTTATCATTGTTCAACTACAATTTTGATTCCCTCACAACAGATAGTCCTGTCATTGATGCTGTTTATACTGCACTCAAAGAAGCAGAGCTTCGTTCTACAGATCTTTTGCCATACTGGAAG GTTGGTTTCTTGTGCAAGATAATCCCAAGACAGATAAAAGCAGAGAATGCGGTTATGATTATAAGGAACACTGTTGAAGAGCTGATTATGAAGTGTAAAGAAATAGTGGAAGCTGAAAATGAACAGATTGAGGGTGAGGAATATGTAAACGAAGGGGATCCTAGCATTCTACGCTTCCTACTTGCTAGCCGAGATGAG GTAAGCAGTGTACAATTACGTGATGATCTCTTGTCAATGTTAGTTGCTGGTCATGAAACAACAGGCTCTGTACTGACGTGGACAATCTATCTTCTCAGTAAG GATCCGACTGCACTGAGGAGAGCTCAAGATGAAGTAGATCGTGTTCTACAAGGTAGACTACCCAAATATGAGGATGTAAAGGAGCTGAAGTACTTGATGCGCTGTATAAATGAGTCTATGCGGCTGTATCCACACCCTCCT GTGCTGTTACGGCGTGCAATAGTTGATGATGTTCTTCCTGGAAACTATAAGGTTAAGGCTGGTCAAGATATTATGATATCTGTGTACAATATACACAGGTCCCCAGAG GTTTGGGATAGAGCAGATGAGTTCATTCCAGAGAGGTTTGATTTAGAGGGACCTGTTCCAAATGAGTCAAACACAGATTTCAG GTTTATTCCATTCAGTGGGGGTCCTCGGAAATGTGTTGGAGATCAATTTGCTCTCCTAGAAGCAATAGTGGCACTTGCAGTTGTGTTGCAGAAGATGGATATGCAGCTTGTGCCAGATCAAAAGATTAACATGACTACTGGAGCTACAATTCATACAACCAGT GGACTATATATGAATGTAAGCCTGCGTAAAGTTCAGCAAGAAGCTGAGTTAGCGCTGAG CGAATCGAAATAG